One segment of Gemmatimonadota bacterium DNA contains the following:
- a CDS encoding bifunctional oligoribonuclease/PAP phosphatase NrnA has translation MTNPAAHDPILVPEHRRADILKLAAQLAPGQRVALSTHLNSDGDGCGSEVALALLLGQMGIAAHIVNPTPWPAMFTYLLGDGVVDRSPDGAAALKGIDRLIVLDISDVKRLGSLADAVRALAVPPLVIDHHLPGEEPPGTIHVSDTAACATGELVFDFAATMGLQITPAIATALYTAILTDTGGFRFSNTSPRCHAIASRLLAAGVDPEAMYKRIYASVPRGRLHLLRDALATLEVDEAHGIAWVSIAAGALEAHGVSSEDLDGIAEYPRSIAGVKLALLFRDLGHGKVKISFRSVRGVDCNVLAKQFGGGGHARASGALVSGSLADVHAKVLAAARLMTH, from the coding sequence ATGACGAATCCCGCCGCCCACGACCCAATCCTCGTGCCCGAGCACCGGCGCGCCGATATTTTGAAGCTCGCTGCACAGCTCGCCCCCGGCCAACGGGTGGCATTGAGCACGCATCTCAACTCCGACGGCGACGGCTGCGGCTCCGAAGTGGCGCTCGCCCTGCTCCTCGGTCAGATGGGGATTGCCGCGCACATTGTGAATCCCACGCCCTGGCCGGCGATGTTTACGTACCTGCTCGGCGACGGCGTTGTCGATCGCTCTCCGGATGGCGCGGCCGCGCTCAAGGGCATCGATCGCCTGATCGTGCTCGACATCAGCGACGTCAAACGCTTGGGCTCGCTCGCCGATGCCGTGCGCGCGCTCGCCGTGCCGCCGCTCGTGATCGACCATCATCTGCCCGGCGAGGAACCGCCCGGAACGATTCACGTCTCCGACACCGCCGCCTGCGCCACCGGTGAACTCGTCTTTGACTTTGCCGCCACGATGGGGCTGCAAATCACGCCAGCCATCGCAACGGCGCTGTATACCGCCATCCTCACCGATACCGGCGGCTTTCGCTTCAGCAATACCTCGCCGCGCTGTCACGCGATTGCGTCGCGCCTCCTCGCTGCCGGGGTGGACCCCGAGGCGATGTACAAGCGCATCTACGCCTCGGTGCCCCGCGGACGCCTGCACTTGCTCCGCGACGCGCTCGCCACTCTCGAGGTAGACGAAGCGCACGGAATAGCGTGGGTGTCCATTGCCGCCGGCGCGCTTGAGGCGCACGGGGTGTCGAGTGAAGATCTCGACGGCATTGCCGAATATCCCCGCTCGATTGCCGGCGTCAAACTCGCGCTCCTCTTTCGCGACCTGGGCCACGGCAAGGTGAAGATCTCGTTCCGTTCCGTGCGCGGCGTGGACTGCAACGTGCTCGCCAAACAGTTCGGCGGTGGCGGACACGCGCGGGCGTCTGGCGCCCTCGTATCCGGTTCGCTCGCTGACGTCCACGCGAAGGTCCTCGCGGCCGCGCGGTTGATGACGCACTAA
- a CDS encoding amino acid permease: MSLWTKKPLGVLMAEAGEEGEHTLKRSLTALNLTLLGSGAIIGAGIFVLTGQAAAQYAGPAIVLSFVIAGFGCLFAGLCYAEFASMIPIAGSAYTYGYATLGELLAWIIGWDLILEYLFAASTVSVGWSGYFVELMKEIGFAIPEKFAGAPLKWVEAKGAFEWTTSVINLPAMLLIAALTMLLVVGIRESARFNNVAVFIKMTIVLLVIGFGFMYVDTANWHPFIPENTGQFGHYGFSGIVRGSAVVFFAYIGFDAVSTAAQEAKNPQRDLPIGILASLAICTVLYILMALVMTGLVPFMKLDVPHPVFVAIDAAGPALKWLTYFINIGAIAGLSSVVLVMLMGQPRIFFAMARDGLLPAVFGKVHPKYQTPWLATIITGGFAMIFGGLFPIDILGELVSIGTLLAFIIVCAGVLVLRYRQPDLHRPFKTPFVPFVPIAGIAVCGFMMSFLPGTTWLRLIIWMAIGLAIYFFYGRHHSKLGLAEAK; this comes from the coding sequence ATGTCGTTGTGGACCAAGAAGCCGCTGGGCGTTCTGATGGCCGAAGCCGGTGAGGAAGGGGAGCACACGCTCAAGCGCAGTCTGACCGCGCTCAACCTTACCCTGCTCGGAAGCGGTGCCATTATTGGCGCCGGTATTTTCGTTCTCACGGGACAGGCGGCGGCGCAGTATGCCGGCCCGGCCATTGTCCTCTCCTTCGTCATCGCTGGCTTCGGCTGCCTCTTTGCGGGGCTCTGCTACGCCGAGTTTGCGTCGATGATCCCGATTGCCGGCTCCGCGTACACGTACGGTTACGCGACGCTCGGCGAACTACTCGCTTGGATCATTGGCTGGGATCTTATCCTCGAGTATCTGTTCGCGGCGTCCACGGTCAGCGTGGGCTGGAGCGGCTACTTCGTGGAACTGATGAAGGAAATCGGCTTCGCGATTCCGGAGAAGTTTGCCGGCGCCCCGCTCAAGTGGGTGGAGGCCAAGGGCGCTTTTGAGTGGACCACGTCCGTGATCAACCTGCCCGCGATGCTCTTGATTGCGGCGCTGACCATGCTCCTCGTGGTCGGCATTCGTGAGTCGGCGCGCTTCAACAACGTCGCCGTGTTTATCAAGATGACGATCGTACTGCTCGTGATCGGCTTCGGGTTTATGTACGTGGACACGGCCAACTGGCATCCGTTCATTCCCGAAAACACGGGCCAGTTCGGCCACTACGGCTTCAGCGGCATCGTCCGCGGTTCGGCGGTGGTGTTCTTTGCCTACATCGGCTTTGACGCGGTGAGTACCGCCGCGCAGGAAGCCAAGAATCCACAGCGCGATCTGCCAATCGGCATTTTGGCATCGCTCGCCATTTGCACCGTGCTGTACATCCTGATGGCGCTCGTCATGACCGGCCTCGTGCCCTTCATGAAGCTCGACGTCCCGCACCCGGTGTTCGTCGCCATCGACGCGGCTGGCCCGGCGCTCAAGTGGCTGACGTACTTCATCAACATCGGCGCCATCGCCGGCCTCTCGTCGGTCGTGCTCGTGATGCTCATGGGTCAGCCGCGCATCTTCTTTGCGATGGCGCGCGACGGCCTGCTTCCGGCGGTGTTCGGCAAAGTGCATCCGAAGTATCAGACGCCGTGGCTCGCCACGATCATCACCGGCGGCTTCGCGATGATCTTTGGCGGCCTGTTCCCCATCGACATTCTGGGCGAACTGGTCTCCATCGGCACCCTGCTCGCGTTCATCATTGTCTGCGCCGGCGTGCTCGTGTTGCGCTATCGCCAGCCGGACCTCCACCGTCCGTTCAAGACGCCGTTCGTGCCGTTTGTGCCGATTGCCGGTATCGCGGTCTGCGGCTTCATGATGTCGTTCTTGCCAGGCACCACCTGGCTCCGTTTGATCATCTGGATGGCGATCGGTCTGGCTATCTACTTCTTCTACGGGCGCCATCACTCCAAGCTGGGGCTCGCCGAGGCGAAGTAA